Proteins from one Capricornis sumatraensis isolate serow.1 chromosome 2, serow.2, whole genome shotgun sequence genomic window:
- the PLEKHO2 gene encoding pleckstrin homology domain-containing family O member 2, with amino-acid sequence MEEEGVKEGGQKPRSAQTADKAGWIKKSSGGFLGLWKDRYLLLCQAQLLVYENEDEQKCVETVELGSYEKCQDLRALLKRKHRFILLRSPGNKVSDIKFQAPSGEEKESWIKALNEGINRGKNKAFDEVKVDKSCVLEHVTRDRVRRDQRRRPPTRVHLKEVASAASDGLSRLDLDVPNSGPPVLAPSDDVDAAQPRETPRPPMPPAKPSPAPETSSAGDRLETPVGQSAPTPAPASAEAHPESQEDSETPVVEDSDSEQPPNRILPDKLKVSWENPSPEEAPDSESAELSQVPGAETSEAGPREGGKPPAPPPKILSEKLKASMNGVEASGPAQSPGASEASAPGPAEVSVNGVDDSPEPLQSSQAAGPPGTPPKAATTSTALPHWDPQPQFHPRCSSLGDLLGEGPRRRWQPGEQLHRAQLEVKVASEKTEKLLNKVLGSESASVNAETLLSQAVEQLRQATQVLQEIRDLEEMSQEAPGLREKRRELVTLYRRSAP; translated from the exons ATGGAAGAGGAG GGTGTGAAGGAGGGCGGCCAGAAGCCTCGGAGCGCACAGACAGCAGACAAGGCTGGCTGGATCAAGAAGAGCAGCGGGGGCTTCCTAGGGCTCTGGAAGGACCGCTACCTGCTCCTCTGCCAGGCCCAGCTGCTGGTCTACGAGAATGAG gatgaACAGAAGTGTGTGGAGACAGTGGAGCTGGGCAGCTATGAGAAGTGCCAGGACCTTCGTGCCCTCCTTAAGCGGAAGCATCGATTTATCCTGCTGCGGTCTCCAGGGAACAAG GTCAGTGACATCAAGTTCCAGGCACCCAGTGGGGAGGAGAAGGAATCCTGGATCAAAGCCCTCAACGAAGGAATCAACCGAGGCAAGAACAAGGCTTTCGATGAG GTCAAGGTGGACAAGAGCTGTGTCCTGGAGCATGTGACACGGGACCGCGTACGTAGGGACCAGCGGCGCCGGCCCCCTACGAGAGTCCACCTGAAAGAG GTAGCCAGTGCTGCATCTGATGGGCTTTCGCGTCTGGACCTCGATGTTCCGAACAGCGGGCCGCCAGTGTTAGCCCCTAGCGACGATGTCGATGCAGCCCAGCCTCGGGAGACACCCCGGCCGCCCATGCCTCCTGCCAAGCCTTCCCCAGCGCCTGAGACCAGCAGTGCTGGTGACAGATTGGAGACCCCTGTGGGGCAGAGCGCCCCTACCCCTGCCCCAGCAAGCGCTGAGGCCCACCCTGAAAGCCAAGAAGACTCAGAGACTCCAGTGGTGGAGGACAGTGACTCTGAGCAGCCCCCCAACAGGATCCTGCCTGACAAGCTGAAGGTGAGCTGGGAGAACCCCAGCCCTGAGGAGGCCCCTGACTCTGAGAGTGCAGAACTGTCCCAGGTGCCGGGTGCTGAGACTTCTGAGGCTGGACCCAGGGAGGGTGGGAAACCCCCTGCCCCCCCGCCCAAGATCTTATCGGAGAAACTGAAAGCGTCCATGAATGGCGTGGAAGCTTCTGGGCCAGCTCAGAGTCCTGGGGCCTCTGAGGCGTCTGCTCCAGGCCCAGCAGAGGTCTCAGTGAATGGTGTTGATGACAGTCCTGAGCCCCTCCAGTCATCCCAGGCTGCAGGACCCCCAGGAACTCCCCCAAAGGCTGCAACGACATCCACCGCCCTCCCCCACTGGGACCCACAACCTCAGTTCCATCCCCGCTGCTCCTCCCTGGGGGACCTGCTGGGGGAAGGCCCCCGACGTCGGTGGCAGCCTGGGGAGCAGCTGCATCGGGCTCAGCTGGAGGTGAAGGTGGCctcagaaaagacagagaaactgtTGAACAAGGTGCTGGGCAGTGAATCAGCCTCCGTAAACGCCGAGACGTTGCTCAGCCAGGCTGTGGAGCAGCTGAGACAGGCCACCCAGGTCCTGCAGGAGATCAGGGATCTGGAAGAGATGAGCCAGGAAGCACCTGGGCtccgggagaagaggagggagctgGTGACCCTCTACAGGAGAAGCGCACCCTAG